A genomic window from Pecten maximus chromosome 4, xPecMax1.1, whole genome shotgun sequence includes:
- the LOC117326297 gene encoding F-box/WD repeat-containing protein 9-like has product MASGQEATSMEQSDVTNSPAPVPDSDLQSNKEDERNELLQKSIEDGTEGEGNDSFTLLKDLEAEYLTIETLPVEILMHIFNYLDAKFIIETLGQVCVLFRDLFSGETYWKTRLSKRWPKHYPPVYEENFNWTEACVEREEQHRVWSNPKETCVHISYKESIYASVDSVHLMKGGKLLATGSRDRYLNLLDLTKYDEKDPAASMKLMNMVSSDKKHKGWIWSLASYDNVLCSGSWDCYVKMWDLNADLAEINKFKCRSAILGLHVEPNWIVAAGYNQFLYMIDPRDGTGQKKKFHRRPVLCVVADDKYVISGSEDKTMAIYDRRAGRVYKTLQTESYAMSLSFGHNQLWMGDREGQVHLYDTTNGSFDIVQSYDVGHTGKVTGVHYTTGALFTCSTDKTVKVLEPSRNPEVISTLDSHKGEVARLSFQNGTLASAGSDCSVQVWVPKTIYQSYHE; this is encoded by the exons ATGGCATCTGGTCAGGAAGCGACATCTATGGAGCAGAGTGATGTGACAAATTCACCAGCTCCTGTACCTGATTCAGATCTTCAGTCAAATAAAGAGGATGAAAGAAATGAACTTTTACAAAAGTCTATCGAAGATGGAACAGAAGGAGAAGGAAATGacagttttacattactgaaagattTGGAAGCCGAGTACCTCACAATAGAAACACTGCCTGTTGAAATTCTGATGCACATTTTCAACTACCTCGATGCCAAGTTCATTATTGAAACTCTTGGACAAGTTTGTGTTCTCTTCAGGGATTTATTCAGTGGAGAAACCTACTGGAAGACAAGATTAAGTAAAAGATGGCCCAAACACTATCCACCAGTATATG AGGAAAACTTTAACTGGACCGAGGCCTGTGTAGAACGTGAGGAACAGCACAGGGTTTGGAGCAATCCAAAAGAAACATGTGTTCACATATCCTACAAAGAAAGCATCTATGCATCTGTGGATTCTGTGCATCTCATGAAG GGAGGGAAGCTGCTTGCCACTGGATCACGAGACCGATATCTCAACTTGTTAGACTTGACCAAATATGATGAAAAAGATCCTGCAGCTAGCATGAAATTGATGAACATGGTTTCTAGTGACAAGAAACATAAG GGTTGGATTTGGTCTCTGGCATCCTACGACAATGTTTTGTGTTCAGGATCCTGGGACTGTTACGTTAAGATGTGGGATTTAAACGCTGACCTAGCAGAAATCAACAAATTCAA GTGCAGATCTGCTATTCTTGGACTCCATGTAGAGCCAAATTGGATAGTGGCTGCTGGGTACAACCAGTTCCTCTACATGATTGATCCTAGAGATGGAACGGGTCAGAAAAAGAAATTTCATCGTCGTCCAGTTCTCTGTGTTGTCGCCGACGACAAATATGTAATAAGTGGTAGCGAGGACAAGACCATGGCCATTTACGATAGACGTGCGGGCCGTGTATATAAAACTCTACAG ACAGAAAGCTATGCGATGAGTCTGAGTTTTGGTCATAACCAGCTGTGGATGGGAGATCGTGAGGGACAAGTACATCTCTACGACACGACAAATGGAAGTTTTGATATTGTCCAG TCCTACGATGTTGGCCATACTGGTAAGGTGACAGGGGTACATTATACAACCGGAGCTTTATTCACTTGCTCCACGGATAAAACGGTGAAAGTCCTTGAGCCGTCCAGAAACCCAGAGGTCATTTCCACACTGGACAGTCACAAAGGAGAAGTGGCAAGG ttGTCATTCCAAAACGGAACATTGGCCAGTGCTGGAAGTGATTGTAGTGTTCAAGTGTGGGTACCAAAAACAATTTATCAGAGCTACCACGAGTGA